Proteins encoded by one window of Cuniculiplasma divulgatum:
- a CDS encoding cupredoxin domain-containing protein translates to MNKGKLGVVYGIVIILLVGLSLTFVLSAPTSSGGGLIDPAGLKVKGTIDQTIYADASGWNYSHGPINPTLYFPLDYKICFTIIEEDNLPHTFTINKDKKYVPGTVLTAYENAATGLTLVTTGELTQIPGHSVSKSYIFFQPGNYTYWCEVHQTTMLARIQVNGTASGTAATSIVSQPIAGHNAHKSNENPSESQLNLLNTFNLHNTVKAFINLEARDLPVF, encoded by the coding sequence TTGAATAAAGGAAAATTAGGAGTAGTATATGGGATTGTTATAATTCTACTGGTCGGATTATCATTGACATTTGTTCTATCTGCACCAACTTCCTCTGGAGGGGGGCTGATAGACCCGGCTGGACTTAAGGTGAAGGGAACAATAGATCAAACAATTTATGCAGATGCAAGTGGATGGAACTATTCTCATGGTCCGATAAACCCAACTTTATATTTTCCCCTTGACTACAAGATCTGCTTTACAATTATAGAGGAGGACAATCTACCACACACATTCACAATAAATAAGGATAAGAAATATGTTCCAGGCACCGTACTGACTGCATACGAAAATGCAGCGACGGGTCTAACTCTAGTAACAACCGGAGAGTTAACACAGATTCCAGGGCATTCAGTTTCTAAATCTTATATATTTTTCCAACCAGGAAATTACACCTACTGGTGTGAAGTACATCAAACAACAATGCTTGCTAGAATACAGGTAAATGGAACTGCAAGCGGAACAGCAGCAACATCCATTGTTTCTCAGCCAATAGCGGGTCACAATGCACACAAGAGTAATGAAAACCCTTCAGAATCTCAGTTAAACCTATTGAATACTTTCAACCTTCACAACACGGTGAAGGCTTTTATTAATTTAGAAGCAAGAGACCTGCCGGTGTTTTAG
- a CDS encoding cytochrome c oxidase subunit I, translated as MSSTTLLVELSLILSIGFAILFFMYYKYLNAKTEADVAANENNYYDYGSYLRENKRKGGFLSPNNFILNDSKSIGMRYIMSAIVFFFIAGSFGLLMRVSLVEPNPTLFAGREVLYDVLTTEHSILMIYMWALGGAMGIAYYLLPSFLKVKADKYGSISSTAFWIYLLGGVFILLSRTSTRWYFYPPLALQLNPYGAGAYNWLAVIGLEMIFIGITIAAIVVIRMIIMDRGDNVPLTKMPLFAWSVLFTLLMFLASAPFLMSALVMLFYDFFNPIFFTGVAGASSPLSFAELFWIWGHPIVYIAILPEFGLIYEIIPKFTGKKIYSYTSGVIGLALLMPLSELVWGHHLLNSGFGLQWGLFFSTASFLVVIPSAITIFNYIASLWTADKIRLSTPMLFVVNGIFDFIIGGITGVMQSMLVVNIQVHGTYWVTGHFHFIFMGITTGILFASVYMLWPTITRGRKYDQRLATWHMALTAIGSFIMSMGWTIGGFLGMPRYVSGYFARFQVYQDIAIAGGVIIGIGQLFFLANLIKSTLDEPSTTTNNAFEDTYNDEEPSPDKEPEPLGNPSAVGGE; from the coding sequence ATGTCATCAACTACACTTCTTGTTGAACTTTCCTTAATACTCTCAATAGGTTTTGCAATTCTTTTCTTCATGTATTACAAGTACCTGAATGCAAAAACAGAGGCGGATGTTGCAGCAAACGAAAATAATTATTACGACTATGGGTCATATCTTAGAGAAAATAAAAGGAAGGGGGGTTTCCTATCACCAAACAATTTTATTCTGAATGACTCAAAGAGCATTGGAATGAGATATATCATGAGCGCAATTGTATTCTTCTTCATTGCAGGATCTTTTGGGCTACTGATGAGAGTAAGTCTGGTTGAGCCAAATCCAACCCTTTTTGCAGGAAGAGAAGTGCTTTATGACGTTCTGACAACAGAACACTCAATACTTATGATATACATGTGGGCACTTGGGGGGGCAATGGGAATAGCCTATTATTTGCTGCCTTCTTTCCTAAAGGTAAAGGCTGATAAATATGGGTCAATTTCATCCACTGCATTCTGGATATATCTTCTCGGAGGTGTATTCATACTTTTATCAAGAACATCCACAAGATGGTATTTTTACCCTCCACTTGCTCTTCAGTTGAACCCTTACGGAGCTGGAGCTTACAACTGGCTGGCTGTTATAGGTCTGGAAATGATATTCATCGGCATAACAATTGCTGCGATAGTTGTGATAAGAATGATCATAATGGATCGTGGAGACAACGTACCACTTACAAAAATGCCACTATTTGCCTGGAGCGTTCTATTCACACTATTAATGTTCCTTGCGTCGGCACCTTTTCTAATGTCAGCTTTAGTAATGCTCTTCTATGATTTCTTCAATCCTATATTCTTCACAGGTGTAGCAGGAGCAAGCTCTCCACTATCATTTGCAGAACTATTCTGGATATGGGGACATCCGATTGTTTATATTGCAATTCTTCCAGAATTTGGATTGATTTACGAAATTATACCAAAGTTCACGGGAAAAAAGATATACAGTTATACCTCTGGTGTTATTGGTCTTGCCTTACTGATGCCATTATCTGAACTCGTATGGGGGCATCATCTTCTAAATTCAGGATTTGGTCTTCAGTGGGGATTATTCTTCTCAACAGCTTCATTCCTTGTAGTTATTCCGTCAGCAATTACCATATTCAATTACATAGCTTCCCTGTGGACAGCGGACAAAATAAGGCTTTCAACACCAATGTTATTCGTGGTCAACGGAATATTTGATTTTATCATTGGAGGAATAACAGGTGTAATGCAATCAATGCTAGTGGTTAATATACAGGTACACGGAACTTACTGGGTAACAGGTCACTTCCATTTCATATTCATGGGAATAACCACTGGAATCCTCTTTGCTTCAGTGTATATGTTGTGGCCAACAATAACCAGAGGTAGGAAGTACGATCAGCGCCTGGCAACCTGGCACATGGCATTAACTGCAATTGGATCGTTTATAATGTCAATGGGATGGACTATAGGAGGTTTTCTAGGAATGCCTAGATACGTATCCGGCTACTTTGCAAGATTCCAGGTTTATCAGGATATTGCCATCGCAGGTGGAGTAATTATCGGAATAGGTCAGCTGTTCTTCCTTGCAAATCTCATTAAGTCCACGCTGGATGAGCCAAGCACAACGACAAACAACGCATTCGAAGATACATACAATGATGAAGAGCCATCGCCGGATAAGGAGCCAGAACCACTTGGAAATCCATCGGCAGTAGGAGGTGAATAA